A region from the Linepithema humile isolate Giens D197 chromosome 1, Lhum_UNIL_v1.0, whole genome shotgun sequence genome encodes:
- the nej gene encoding histone lysine acetyltransferase CREBBP isoform X6, which yields MADHLVDGPPPKRPKLDPFQGPSDSTVGMAPLMMHHAYTNYGGGGSNIQQIQGPPQQLHLQQHQMQQWNNSLQKRNYITNPDTMFDIENDLPDDLLSSGSWGSATESTKPPATGPGPGQQNGALDSELRQHVQQQQLSHHLIQQQVCVKGNKNLVANSLVMAAGTLGNKSPNMQSPPNVSVSKGVVDPQMVVSLGNLPSSIASSLANNQMSIANSMGSLQSSMSMAGSNPAMSMPGGMNSGLVMTSTASGNNNMGGMAGGSLIVTNSLNKQPLNTVTMMGPNTQAIHHPSGPQGVTQMQNGPGMMNTRAVAMQQQQQAHMVGPARGQSPHQQVHQVGIVGPNQGPRMQGPPNMANMPNMGQIGASSPYGYGNPSSGGPGPGVTVCANNPIGVVKPQQKGVGTNMTAMQAAAASRFTGTAGPIGTPNVVGGQEGGTATQQAQPSAPSPAQPQSGAPTGGQPGPQQATQGQMTGTGAPTGPTKSTPDPEKCRLIQQQLVLLLHAHKCQRRENAQANGEIRQCNLPDCKTMKNVLNHMTSCQAGKNCTVAHCSMSRQIISHWKHCNRGDCPVCLPIKQANKNRTNSVQVSAIQPNNQPNPSPSEMRRAYDALGIQCPTTTPGLLPGQGVGRGVRMPAPGMAGPPGTLGNVRLPQPQTQTASGQSVVGAGQQVVAPNVSLPLNSDPSTVGVAGNQTAPTTGSTSAAAAAAANIQQSVNMQTLFGLNESGQPSVIGAENRLANLQLPPGCVPPGQVTAQPVQGTKEWHLSVTPDLRNHLVHKLVQAIFPTPDPQAMLDKRMHNLVAYARKVEGDMYEMANSRSEYYHLLAEKIYKIQKELVFNYVLKLRNMVRESRLNDFSTTDEKRQKRKEQQQLQQAQQQQQQPQPPQPAGTSGPGLRPCAPPNVGAVLPGSSKPVGTVPPTLRSHSPSMGQLGTIPAMAIQQHSRMQFPQQQQAQQQQQAQQQQQQQQQVQAQQQIQQQQQQQQQQGILVGPPGPSPNGQSTSNTNMVPNPGLSPFGQPQMSQANLTTTTASNNAMTSQFSTSNGTATGLPNTSPIQNQHQFPDLMKVRLAQAQVQAAQQQQQQQQQQQQQQQQQQQQQQQSQNQQSQPASTPSQVGTPVSSIPQAPSPFSGMQQPSAQQQQQQQPPNQQFPTRPLSASTPNDNGIAASTPQTIPPPASSGPSPTGSVSATTTGTTNGPQSTTSTPNTPLVPSLMTPNQTVSSASNQTPPHSGPTPSPAGLASLGKGMTSQERAALNTPRNTSMSSQMAAITAALDRDNSPSPPMSNNKGKLDSIKEEVTIKMEIKQEPEEPQNHRMDGGKSVNNEIIIKTEPKTEPMEEGSNEAIVKEEPASIKEESMTPVSSQDASASDIKPMVPEPIQPSGTSTDKKKCLFKPDELRQALMPTLEKLYRQDPESIPFRQPVDPQALGIPDYPTIVKKPMDLSTIKKKLDTEKYSDPWEYVDDVWMMFDNAWLYNRKTSRVYRYCTKLSEVFEQEIDPVMQALGYCCGRKYTFNPQVLCCYGKQLCTIPRDAKYYSYQNSSLKGIGLLSDRYTFCQKCFNDIPGDTVTLGDDPTQPQTAIKKEQFQEMKNDHLELEPFVTCTDCGRRVHQICVLHMETIWPLGFTCDNCLKKKGQKRKENKFNAKRLPVTKLGTYIETRVNNFLKKKEAGAGEVAIRVVASSDKVVEVKPGMRSRFVENGDMPGEFPYRAKALFAFEEVDGTDVCFFGMHVQEYGSECTPPNTRRVYIAYLDSVHFFRPRQFRTAVYHEILLGYLDYAKQLGYTMAHIWACPPSEGDDYIFHCHPAEQKIPKPKRLQEWYKKMLDKGMVERIVLDYKDILKQAMEDRLSSAADLPYFEGDFWPNVLEESIKELDQEEEEKRKQAEAAEAAAAAANAIFSLSEDSETPDGKKKGQKKAKKSNKSKANQRKNSKKSNTPQTGNDLSAKIFATMEKHKEVFFVIRLHSAQSAASLAPIQDPDPVINCDLMDGRDAFLTMARERHYEFSSLRRAKFSSMSMLYELHNQGQDKFVYTCNNCKSHVETRYHCTVCDDFDLCVSCKDKDGHPHPMEKLGFDLDDGSSPADAKQTNPQEARKLSIQRCIQSLVHACQCRDANCRLPSCQKMKRVVMHTKNCKRKTNGGCPICKQLIALCCYHAKHCQETKCLVPFCSNIKHKIKQQQLQQRLQQAQLLRRRMAVMNTRPTGPVAAMQAGQQTSNVAMATGVAMKPGVSTSNLPSPHQPGIGLKPGTQTPPAHVLQVVKQVQEEAARQQAPHVGYGKVTPGAGVGVGVGVGQTGGVMPPPQMQRPLPVQMPNPGGTHLIPMDQWTPSRYQPNAVMQQNPNLARQQTPQQLMQQQQQHQAQPGMGMSAQMPRQPGVIGPVGQVGPQPNMQKHALQQLMQTLRSPQSTEQQAQILQILKSNPPLMAAFIKQRALVHQQQPGQHGGGVGGPLGPNQPQQQQQPGLQHMMSQQQQPQQQQQQQQPQQQGRLQIQTMLTPQAQQQQQPVQQQTQWYKQQMLVQQMQRQQQAQQQQQQQQQQQQQQQQQQQQQQQQQQQQQQQQQQQQQPFTQPPAPPYGQQRPIRPSLLGNYIPRNSVEGHVLRSILSKQQRLQNSFPGYGGFNEQGYGQPGLKPTPPPVPSPQGVMGPPGISVQQQLMQSVRSPPPIRSPQPNPSPRPVPSPRNQPVPSPRSGPVPSPHHHPPHGTPTHSPAHELGGGPSEMMLSQLSGGAGAPTGHPAAMPHHPSPAPAPTNGGADANEVTPMTPQDQLSKFVEGL from the exons ATGGCCGACCACCTGGTGGACGGCCCTCCGCCGAAGCGGCCGAAACTCGATCCGTTTCAGGGGCCATCAGACTCGACGG TGGGTATGGCGCCTTTAATGATGCACCATGCTTATACGAACTACGGGGGAGGTGGCAGTAACATTCAACAAATACAGGGTCCACCGCAGCAGCTACATCTGCAACAGCATCAGATGCAACAGTGGAACAACTCGCTCCAAAAACGAA ATTACATAACAAACCCAGACACAATgtttgatattgaaaatgatCTTCCTGATGACTTGCTGTCGTCTGGATCTTGGGGTTCCGCGACCGAGAGTACCAAGCCACCGGCAACCGGTCCAGGTCCAGGGCAGCAAAACGGTGCTCTCGACTCGGAACTCAGGCAACATGTACAGCAACAACAACTCTCTCATCATCTCATTCAGCAGCAGGTATGCGTCAAG GGCAACAAAAACTTGGTGGCGAATTCCTTGGTAATGGCTGCCGGAACATTGGGGAACAAAAGTCCGAATATGCAATCTCCGCCGAATGTTTCCGTCTCCAAAGGGGTGGTCGATCCGCAGATGGTCGTGAGTCTCGGTAATCTGCCGAGCAGTATAGCTAGTTCGTTGGCGAACAATCAAATGTCTATCGCGAATTCGATGGGCAGTTTGCAATCATCCATGAGCATGGCCGGAAGTAACCCCGCGATGTCCATGCCGGGCGGCATGAATTCCGGCTTAGTGATGACTAGTACTGCCAGCGGGAACAATAATATGGGCGGCATGGCTGGGGGAAGCTTAATAGTAACCAACAGTTTGAACAAACAACCTTTAAATACA GTAACCATGATGGGCCCTAATACTCAAGCGATACATCATCCTAGCGGACCTCAGGGGGTCACGCAAATGCAAAATGGTCCCGGGATGATGAACACGAGGGCTGTGGCGatgcagcagcaacaacaggcGCATATGGTCGGCCCGGCGAGAGGGCAGAGTCCTCATCAACAAGTCCATCAAGTTGGCATTGTCGGGCCGAATCAAGGCCCGCGAATGCAGGGTCCACCTAATATGGCGAATATGCCAAACATGGGGCAAATAGGTGCATCGAGTCCGTACGGATATG gTAATCCAAGTTCTGGTGGACCAGGACCAGGAGTAACTGTATGCGCCAATAATCCCATAGGTGTTGTCAAGCCGCAACAGAAAGGAGTGGGGACGAATATGACCGCCATGCAAGCAGCTGCTGCCAGTAGATTCACCGGAACCGCCGGTCCGATCGGCACCCCAAACGTCGTCGGTGGTCAAGAGGGTGGAACAGCGACGCAACAGGCGCAGCCATCCGCGCCGAGTCCGGCTCAACCTCAATCTGGAGCGCCGACCGGAGGACAGCCCGGTCCACAACAAGCTACTCAAGGGCAGATGACTGGCACTGGTGCTCCGACAG GACCTACGAAATCCACGCCTGATCCCGAAAAATGCAGACTTATTCAGCAACAATTGGTATTACTTTTACACGCTCATAAGTGTCAACGGCGCGAGAACGCGCAAGCGAACGGCGAGATACGACAATGCAACTTACCAGACtgtaaaacaatgaaaaatgttttgaatcACATGACGAGCTGTCAAGCCGGCAAAAATTGTACTGTTGCACACTGTAGCATGTCCAGGCAGATCATTAGCCATTGGAAGCATTGTAATCGAGGCGATTGTCCGGTCTGCTTGCCGATAAAACAAGCGAACAAAAACAGGACTAACTCTGTACAAG TTTCTGCAATTCAACCAAATAATCAGCCAAATCCAAGTCCATCTGAGATGAGAAGGGCTTATGATGCTTTAGGTATTCAGTGTCCGACAACAACACCGGGACTCCTGCCCGGCCAAGGCGTTGGCAGAGGCGTTAGAATGCCAGCGCCTGGCATGGCAGGTCCCCCAGGGACGCTGGGCAATGTTAGATTACCGCAACCTCAAACACAAA CTGCGTCTGGACAGTCCGTAGTCGGTGCTGGGCAACAAGTAGTCGCTCCAAACGTATCTCTTCCTTTAAATTCCGATCCTAGTACGGTCGGGGTAGCCGGCAATCAGACGGCACCGACGACCGGATCCACGTCCGCCGCGGCGGCCGCCGCCGCTAATATACAGCAGTCCGTCAATATGCAAACGTTATTCGGATTAAACGAATCTGGACAACCGAGCGTGATAGGCGCGGAGAATAGATTAGCGAATTTGCAGCTTCCACCTGGTTGTGTTCCGCCTGGTCAGGTGACGGCTCAGCCAGTGCAAGGAACAAAGGAGTGGCATCTGTCCGTTACTCCGGATCTCAGGAATCACCTCGTTCATAAATT GGTCCAAGCGATATTCCCAACTCCCGATCCGCAAGCCATGCTCGATAAAAGAATGCACAACTTGGTTGCATACGCGAGAAAAGTGGAGGGTGATATGTATGAAATGGCTAATTCGCGTTCGgaatattatcatttattagcCGAAAAGATTTATAAGATTCAGAAGGAACTCG tttttaattatgtactcaaattaagaaatatgGTAAGAGAATCACGACTAAATGATTTCTCGACAACAGATGAGAAACGACAAAAACGGAAGGAACAGCAACAATTGCAACAAgcgcaacagcagcagcaacaaccaCAACCGCCACAACCAGCAGGCACATCCGGTCCTGGATTAAGGCCATGCGCACCTCCCAATGTTGGAGCTGTTTTACCAGGGTCATCGAAACCCGTCGGAACAGTACCACCTACTCTACGGAGTCATTCGCCAAGTATGGGTCAACTCGGAACGATACCAGCGATGGCCATTCAACAACACAGCAGAATGCAGTTTCCTCAGCAACAACAAgctcagcagcagcagcaagctcaacagcagcaacagcagcagcagcaagtTCAAGCTCAGCAGCAGatacaacagcagcagcagcaacaacaacagcaaGGCATCTTAGTGGGTCCTCCCGGTCCCAGTCCGAATGGACAGTCTACATCCAACACTAATATGGTACCGAATCCCGGCCTCAGCCCATTCGGACAGCCTCAGATGTCTCAGGCTAATCTCACGACCACCACCGCGTCCAACAATGCGATGACTAGTCAATTCTCGACGTCCAACGGTACGGCCACCGGTTTACCCAACACCTCTCCCATCCAAAATCAGCATCAATTCCCCGACCTGATGAAGGTCCGATTGGCACAAGCTCAGGTTCAGGCTGcgcaacagcaacaacagcaacagcagcagcagcaacaacaacagcagcaacaacaacaacaacaacaacaatcGCAGAATCAGCAGTCGCAACCAGCGAGCACTCCGAGTCAGGTCGGCACTCCGGTATCGTCGATCCCGCAAGCACCGTCGCCGTTCAGCGGCATGCAGCAACCAAGCgcgcaacagcagcagcaacaacagccgCCGAATCAGCAGTTCCCCACGCGACCATTGTCAGCCTCGACGCCCAATGACAACGGCATTGCCGCGTCGACGCCGCAAACGATACCGCCGCCTGCGTCAAGCGGACCGAGTCCAACGGGCAGTGTAtccgcgacgacgacgggaaCGACGAACGGACCTCAGTCGACCACCTCCACGCCGAACACGCCGCTCGTACCATCGCTAATGACACCGAATCAGACGGTATCGTCCGCGTCCAACCAAACGCCGCCGCATTCGGGCCCCACCCCGTCCCCGGCCGGTCTCGCGAGTCTCGGCAAAGGTATGACCTCGCAAGAACGGGCGGCGTTGAATACTCCGCGCAACACATCCATGTCCTCGCAGATGGCCGCCATCACGGCGGCATTGGATCGTGATAACTCTCCGAGTCCACCGATGAGCAACAACAAGGGCAAATTGGACTCCATTAAAGAGGAGGTCACCATAAAAATGGAGATCAAGCAGGAGCCGGAGGAGCCGCAGAATCATCGAATGGACGGCGGTAAGAGCGTGAATAACGAGATCATCATTAAGACCGAGCCGAAGACCGAGCCGATGGAGGAAGGTTCGAATGAGGCGATCGTGAAGGAAGAGCCTGCTAGCATCAAGGAGGAGAGTATGACGCCGGTGTCCAGTCAAGACGCGTCCGCGTCCGATATCAAGCCGATGGTGCCAGAACCGATacagccgagcggcacgtccACCGACAAGAAGAAGTGCTTGTTCAAACCGGACGAATTGCGTCAGGCGTTGATGCCGACGTTGGAGAAGCTATACCGACAGGATCCCGAGTCCATACCGTTTCGGCAACCCGTGGATCCCCAAGCGCTGGGTATACCGGATTATCCGACCATCGTGAAGAAGCCGATGGATCTGTCGACGATCAAGAAGAAACTCGACACGGAAAAGTACAGCGATCCGTGGGAGTACGTTGACGACGTGTGGATGATGTTCGACAACGCTTGGCTCTACAACCGCAAGACTTCTCGAGTCTACAGATACTGCACCAAG CTTTCGGAAGTGTTCGAGCAAGAGATAGATCCTGTAATGCAGGCTTTGGGATATTGTTGCGGCAGGAAGTACACGTTCAATCCGCAGGTGCTCTGCTGTTACGGCAAGCAGCTTTGCACGATACCCAGGGATGCGAAATATTATTCGTACCAGAACAG CAGTCTAAAGGGAATTGGTCTTCTGTCCGACAGATACACCTTCTGTCAGAAATGTTTCAACGACATTCCTGGTGACACAGTGACGTTGGGAGATGATCCAACACAGCCTCAAAC TGCCATCAAAAAGGAACAGTTCCAAGAGATGAAGAATGACCATTTAGAATTGGAACCTTTTGTAACCTGTACAGACTGTGGTAGGAGAGTGCACCAAATTTGTGTGCTCCATATGGAAACCATCTGGCCCTTAgg atttACCTGTGATAattgtttgaagaaaaagggaCAGAAACGcaaagagaataaatttaacgCCAAACGATTGCCCGTGACGAAGCTCGGCACATATATCGAGACGCGCGTGAATAATTTCCTAAAGAAAAAGGAAGCGGGCGCCGGTGAGGTAGCTATTAGAGTGGTCGCGTCCAGCGACAAAGTGGTCGAGGTTAAACCCGGCATGCGAAGTAGATTTGTTGAGAACGGCGACATGCCCGGCGAATTTCCTTACCGCGCGAAAGCGTTGTTTGCATTTGAGGAGGTCGACGGCACCGACGTCTGTTTTTTCGGCATGCATGTGCAAGAATACGGAAGCGAGTGCACACCGCCGAACACCAGACGGGTTTACATCGCATATTTGGACTCGGTCCACTTCTTCCGGCCTAGACAATTCCGAACGGCTGTGTATCATGAGATTCTTCTCGGATATCTCGATTATGCGAAGCAACTTGG ATATACGATGGCTCACATTTGGGCGTGTCCACCTTCCGAAGGTGACGATTATATCTTCCACTGCCATCCCGCAGAACAAAAAATACCAAAGCCTAAACGATTGCAGGAATGGTATAAGAAGATGCTGGACAAGGGAATGGTTGAGAGAATCGTTCTCGACTATAAG GATATCTTAAAACAAGCTATGGAAGATAGGCTTTCGTCTGCGGCGGACTTGCCATATTTTGAAGGCGATTTCTGGCCCAACGTTCTGGAGGAAAGTATTAAAGAATTAGAtcaggaagaggaagagaagcGCAAACAAGCTGAAGCAGCAGAAGCCGCTGCTGCAGCAGCAAATGCG ATTTTTTCGCTCTCCGAGGATTCGGAAACTCCAGACGGTAAAAAGAAAGGTCAGAAGAAGGCGAAGAAATCCAACAAGTCCAAAGCGAATCAAAGGAAGAATAGCAAGAAATCGAATACTCCTCAAACCGGCAACGATCTGTCTGCCAAAATCTTTGCGACTATGGAAAAGCACAAAGAAGTATTTTTCGTCATCAGGCTACATAGCGCGCAAAGTGCAGCCAGTTTAGCG CCGATCCAAGACCCCGATCCTGTTATCAATTGTGATCTCATGGATGGCCGTGACGCTTTCCTGACGATGGCTAGAGAAAGGCATTACGAGTTTTCATCACTTAGAAGGGCGAAATTCAGTTCCATGTCCATGCTTTATGAATTACACAATCAAGGCCAAGACAAGTTTGTTTACACTTGCAATAACTGCAAAAGCCATGTGGAGACCAGATACCATTGTACAGTTTGTGAT GATTTCGATTTATGTGTAAGTTGTAAAGATAAAGATGGTCATCCGCATCCTATGGAGAAACTTGGCTTTGATTTGGATGATGGTTCGTCACCGGCTGACGCCAAACAAACGAATCCACAG GAGGCCCGAAAACTGTCGATACAGAGATGCATTCAATCGTTGGTGCATGCATGTCAATGCAGAGACGCGAATTGTCGTCTGCCTAGCTGTCAGAAGATGAAGCGAGTGGTGATGCATACGAAGAACTGTAAGAGAAAGACCAATGGTGGCTGCCCGATATGTAAACAATTGATTGCTCTCTGCTGCTATCACGCGAAACACTGCCAAGAGACCAAGTGTCTTGTTCCGTTCTGCTCCAACATCAAACATAAGATAAAACAGCAGCAATTGCAACAACGACTGCAGCAGGCACAACTACTCAG GAGGCGAATGGCTGTGATGAACACGAGGCCGACCGGACCTGTGGCCGCAATGCAGGCCGGCCAACAAACCTCGAATGTCGCCATGGCGACCGGAGTTGCCATGAAACCGGGCGTCAGTACCTCGAATCTACCGTCGCCGCATCAACCGGGTATTGGGTTGAAGCCCGGTACGCAAACGCCTCCCGCTCATGTGTTGCAGGTTGTAAAGCAGGTTCAGGAAGAGGCAGCGAGGCAGCAAGCGCCGCACGTTGGCTACGGCAAAGTGACGCCGGGCGCCGGAGTCGGCGTGGGCGTCGGTGTCGGTCAAACCGGCGGCGTTATGCCACCACCGCAGATGCAACGACCATTACCGGTGCAGATGCCGAATCCTGGTGGGACGCATCTCATTCCGATGGATCAGTGGACACCGAG CAGGTACCAGCCGAACGCGGTGATGCAACAAAATCCGAACTTAGCGCGGCAGCAAACGCCGCAACAATTGatgcaacaacagcagcagcatcaGGCTCAACCAGGAATGGGAATGAGTGCGCAAATGCCGCGACAGCCAGGCGTGATTGGGCCGGTTGGACAGGTCGGGCCGCAACCCAATATGCAGAAGCACGCTCTTCAGCAGCTGATGCAGACCCTCAGGAGTCCACAGTCTACTGAACAGCAGGCGCAAATACTTCAAATACTCAAGAGCAATCCGCCGTTGATGGCTGCGTTTATTAAGCAACGG GCACTTGTCCATCAGCAACAACCTGGTCAGCATGGCGGGGGAGTCGGCGGTCCATTGGGTCCTAATCAACcccaacaacaacaacaacctGGTTTGCAGCATATGATGTCCCAACAGCAACagccgcagcagcagcagcagcaacagcaaccgCAGCAGCAGGGCAGATTGCAGATACAGACGATGCTGACGCCGCAggcgcagcagcagcagcagccggtGCAGCAACAGACGCAATGGTACAAGCAGCAGATGCTGGTGCAGCAGATGCAGAGGCAACAACAGGCccaacagcaacagcagcagcagcagcagcagcagcaacaacagcagcagcagcagcagcagcagcagcagcagcagcagcagcagcagcaacagcagcagcagcagcagcagccatTCACTCAACCGCCGGCGCCGCCGTATGGTCAACAACGACCGATACGGCCGTCGCTTCTCGGTAATTACATTCCTCGTAATTCCGTAGAGGGGCACGTATTACGAAGCATCTTGTCGAAGCAACAGCGCTTACAAAACTCCTTCCCAGGTTATGGCGGTTTCAACGAGCAAGGCTATGGTCAGCCGGGTCTGAAACCCACGCCACCGCCTGTACCCTCGCCGCAAGGCGTCATGGGCCCACCTGGGATCTCGGTGCAGCAACAACTGATGCAATCGGTCCGTTCGCCGCCGCCCATCCGTTCTCCACAGCCCAACCCCTCACCGCGGCCTGTTCCCTCTCCTCGTAATCAGCCGGTACCGTCGCCGCGGTCGGGTCCGGTGCCGTCGCCGCACCACCATCCGCCCCACGGCACACCCACACATTCGCCGGCACACGAGCTCGGTGGCGGTCCTAGCGAGATGATGCTCTCGCAACTAAGCGGTGGTGCTGGTGCACCCACTGGCCATCCCGCGGCCATGCCCCACCATCCCTCGCCAGCGCCGGCGCCCACGAACGGTGGTGCGGACGCTAACGAGGTGACGCCGATGACGCCACAGGATCAACTCTCCAAATTCGTCGAGGGGTTGTAG